The stretch of DNA GGAGTGGTTGCGGTGGAGCGCGGCGACGTCAACGAGGCGAAGTCACGGGTGCGGGAAGACAAGGAACGTCGAAATCGCACTCAGCCCTACCGTCTGGCGAGCGTCGGAAGCACCTTCGCAAACCCCGAAGGTGACTACGCCGGGCGCCTTATTGAGGCCGTCGGTCTCAAAGGTCATCGGATTGGCGGAGCCCAGATCAGTGAGCTTCACGCCAACTTTTTTATCAACGCCGAAGACGCCACTGCGGCGGATTTTGTCGCGTTGATGGCGCTGGCCCGGCACCGGGTCCGCGAACAGTTCGGAGTGGAGCTTCGGCCCGAAGTTCGCTTTGTGGGATTTGACGGCTGGGCGTGGCTAAACGAGCAGGAAGCATTGCTTAGGTGAACACGGATGTTCAGCGAGCTTGATACGACAATCTACCGGGGCAAGGCCGTCGGCATCGTTACCGGGGGCGATTCGCCAGAGCGCGAAATTAGCCTGAAGACGGGCGCGGCCTTTGAAGGGGCGTTACGCAACAAAGGCTACGACGTCACCGTCTACGACCTGGCCACCGATGCTGGGCGTCTCTTTGACGATGCCCCGGCGGCGGTGCTGATCGGTAGTCACGGCGGCCTTGGCGAGAACGGCGCGTTGCAGGGGCTGTTGGAATGCGCTGGTATTCCCTATGCCGGTAGTGGCGTGTTGGCGTCTGCTTTGGCCATGAACAAGGCCCGCGCCCGGCAGGCAGTGGCCGAAGAGGGCGTGCCGGTGGCTGCGGGTAAGGCATACTCTCGCGACCAGATTCAGGCGCTCAGTGACGCGGATGTGGTGTCCCGGATCGAAGATTCCGGCTTGAGCCTGCCGCTGGTTGTAAAACTCAATGACGCGGGAAGCAGCGTCGGAATCTACCTCTGCCACAGCAAGGCGGAGTTAGAGCGAGCCGTGCATGAGCTGCGCGCCGAGCTTAGCGCCGACCCGGCGTCGGCGCTGATGGTCGAATCGCTGATCGAAGGCCCGGAGTATACGGTCGGCTTTTTCGGCGACGTGTGCCTGGGCGCGATTGAGATCACCGCTGCGCAGACCTTTTACGACTTCGAAGCCAAGTATCGCAGCGACCAGACGATCTACTCGCCAATTGATGCGGGAGCGCTTTTTAATCGTCTGGAGGCGTTAGGGCGTCAGGCAGTCCAGGCCCTGGGATGTCGAGGGGTCTCCCGCGTCGATTTTAAGGGCGACGTGACCACGGCCCAGGGATGCTTCCTGGAAGTCAACACGATCCCCGGAATGACTGCCACCAGCCTGGTGCCCAAAATGGCGGCAGCCCGCGGGGTGGCATTTGATGACTTTGTAGAGTTGATGTTGGCCAGCGCACGTCTTGACCGGCAGCGTTGAGTCCTTTGGGGTGTTGTGGTTTTGGGCGCCGCGCACGGATGTGCGGCAGCTTTTCAGGGATGAGCAGTGTTTCAGAAGCGTGGAGATAATCGGCGAAAGCCGAGCCGCGAGCAGCGCCGCGCCAGCCGAAAAGAGACGGCTGTGCGATGGGTGCGCCGTGTGGGCACCACGCTGGGCGTGCTGCTTGTCGGGCTGGGGCTGCCGTATCTGGTGCTTCAGGGCTACACGCACACCATGACAAGTGAGTACTTTCAGGTGAATTACCTCGATGTCGAGGGCCTGGAGTACCTTGAGGAGCGCGTGCTTCTGGAGGCGGCCGAGCGAATCGCCGGGGAGAACATTCTTAACATCGATCCGCGCCGCCTGGAGAGCACGATGCGTGGGCTGCCTTTTGTGCGCTCCGTCACGGTGGAGCGGCGTCTGCCCGATCGCCTGCGAATCGCGATCGAAGAACACCGTCCGGCGGCAATCATCGTCGATGAAGGGCTGTGGTTGGCGGACGAGTCCGGCGAGGTGTTCCTGGCGATGGATAGCGCCCAGGCCCTTAAAGGGCTCTGGAACCTGCCGCTGGTAACCGGGGTGACCCGGGGAGAACTCGCCAGCGAGTCGGGGCGAGAGCGTCTGTTGGAAGCGCTCTCGGTGTGGGACCTCTACCATGCGATGGGCATGGAGAAGCAGCAGCGCCTGAGCGAACTTCATCTTGATGCCGGGCTGGGACTCTCGTTTGTCACCGAGGAAACCGGCACGGAAATTCGCCTGGGCTGGGGGCGCTGGGAAGAGCGTCTCCACCGGTTAAACGTCGTCCAGCGTTCGCTGATCCGGCGAGGGATGGATGCGGAGTATGTGCTTGTCGACCAAGAACGTGATTTGAATCGCGTCACAGTAGGGCCGCGCGCCGAGCCATGGATGCGCAACGAAGCCGGCCCTGCGGAGGTTCCGTAGCACGAGAAGTAGGGCAGGTCGTTTGGAGTTGGGTAGTTGAGCGTTTGTTGAAAGAAGTTTCTGGACTCGTGATGGTCGCTACGTGGGGTGGCGAGGGCACGGGGTTCGGGCCGAGACCAGGGAAGGTGCGGTATGGCAAATCGACGTAATGGCGAGATCATCGTGGGGCTTGATATCGGGACGACTAAGATCGCCTGTATCATCGGCGAGGTTACCGCTGAGGGGATCGACATCATCGGCATCGGGTCGCACCCGTCGAAGGGGATGCGCAAAGGTGTGGTGATCAACATCGACGCCACGATCAATTCGATCAAAAAGGCCGTCGAAGAAGCCGAGCTGATGGCCGGCTGTGAGGTCAACACCGTCTACGCGGGCATCGCGGGCGGGCACGTGCTGGGCTTCAACTCCCACGGCATCGTCGCGATCAAAGACAAAGAGGTGAAAGGGGGCGATCTGGAACGGGTGGTCGACGCAGCCCGCGCGGTGGCCATTCCCATGGATCGTCAACTCCTGCATGTGATCCCGCAGGAGTACATCATCGACGATCAGGATGGCATCCGGGAGCCCCTGGGAATGACCGGGGTACGCCTGGAGGCCAAGGTCCATATTGTCACGGCTTCGGTGACCAGCGCTCAAAACATCGTGAAGTGCGCCAGCGCCTGCGGGCTGAATGTGGCGGATATCGTGCTGGAGCAGCTCGCCAGCAGCGAGGCGGTGCTGGGAGCCGATGAGAAGGAACTCGGTGTGGCGGTGGTCGATATCGGTGGTGGTACCACGGACATCGCGATCTACAGCGGTGGCAGCCTGGTTCACACGGCAGTGCTCTCGGTCGGCGGTAACCACCTGACCAACGATATCGCCGTGGGGCTTCGCACGCCGATGGCTGAGGCCGAGCGTATTAAGCAGCGCTACGGGTGTGCGATGACCACGAAGGTCAGCGCCGAAGAGACCATTGAAGTGCCCTCGGTTGGGGGACGTCCTCCGCGGATCCTGAGCCGTCAGATCCTCAGCGAGATCATCGAGCCGCGGGTGGAGGAGATCTTTGCCTACGTCGCCCGCGAGATCAAAGAATCGGGCTGCGAAGATCTGATCGCCGGTGGCGTCGTGATCACCGGTGGAACCACCTTGCTCGATTGCATGCCGGAGCTTGCCGAAGAAGTGCTCGGACTGCCGGTGCGTCGCGGCGTTCCGCGTAACATCGGCGGGCTGGTCGACGTGGTGCGTAACCCCAAGTTCGCCACCGGCGTGGGCCTGGTGCAGTACGGCGCCAAGTCTCCGGAGCGCAATCTCTTCGGTGATCAGGAGGGCTCCATGTATCAGCGCCTGACCTCTCGGATGCGAGAGTGGATCGCCGAGATGTTCTGAGCGCCTCGCTCCGGCTTGCTGCAGGGCCGGGGCGGTGCTATCGTCGCGCCATGTCTCAGCTTTTAATTGAAACAAGGCGCGCGGCCGAGGCGTTGTCGACACCAGGCAGGAGGTGTGCTTTTCCAAGTCCCTCCTTGCGATGCGTACGCTTTGAGGCGTATCATCTGCGCCCGCCCTCGGGTGGGTGAGATGTTCAGTTCTGACTCAGGAGTCCAGGGAAAAGGTATGCTCGAGTTCGATGACGCCGATGTCTCAAGCGCGGCGAATATAAAAGTGATCGGCGTGGGTGGCGGGGGCGGAAACGCCATCAATACGATGATCACCGAGGGGATCTCCAATGTGGAGTTTATTGCGGCTAATACCGACCTCCAGGCGCTGGAAACCAACCTCGCCTCGGTGAAAATTCAGCTGGGGGGAGCGCTGACCAAGGGGCTGGGAGCGGGAGCCGATCCGGATGTCGGTCGCAACTCCGCGCTGGAGGATCAGACCCGAATTGCCGAGGTCCTCAAGGGCGCCGATATGGTGTTTGTGACGGCCGGCATGGGCGGCGGCACTGGCACCGGTGCGGCACCGATCATCGCGAGCATCGCGCGCGAACTCGGAGCGCTGACCGTCGGCGTGGTGACCAAGCCCTTCCAGTTCGAAGGCCGACGCCGTCGTCGCTCGGCCGATGAGGGCATTCGTAACCTCTCCAGTGCTGTCGATACGCTGATCACGATCCCCAACCAGCGTTTGCTGGCGATCGCCGGCGAACAGACCACGATCCTTGAAGCCTTTAAAAAGGCCGACGAGGTGTTGCTCTATGCGGTTCAGGGGATTTCCGACCTGATTACGGTGCGCGGTCTGGTGAACGTCGACTTTGCCGACGTGCGCACCATCATGACGGGCAAGGGCCTGGCGCTGATGGGGACCGGTCGCGCCTCCGGACCCACCCGGGCGCTGGAAGCTGCCGAGATGGCCATTTCCTCGCCGCTGCTTGAAGACGTCTCGATCGAGGGAGCCACGGGCATCCTGGTGAACATCACCGGTGGTGTCGATATGACCCTCAACGAGATCAACGACGCGATGAGCCTGATCGAGGGGGCCTCCCACGAAGAGGCCAACATCATCTTCGGTAACGTCATCGAAGAAGATATGCGCGATGAGCTGATGGTGACCGTGATCGCCACGGGCTTTGATAAGCCGCGCGCCCAGAGCTCGGATTACAGCGAGATGAGCC from Lujinxingia litoralis encodes:
- a CDS encoding D-alanine--D-alanine ligase family protein, with protein sequence MFSELDTTIYRGKAVGIVTGGDSPEREISLKTGAAFEGALRNKGYDVTVYDLATDAGRLFDDAPAAVLIGSHGGLGENGALQGLLECAGIPYAGSGVLASALAMNKARARQAVAEEGVPVAAGKAYSRDQIQALSDADVVSRIEDSGLSLPLVVKLNDAGSSVGIYLCHSKAELERAVHELRAELSADPASALMVESLIEGPEYTVGFFGDVCLGAIEITAAQTFYDFEAKYRSDQTIYSPIDAGALFNRLEALGRQAVQALGCRGVSRVDFKGDVTTAQGCFLEVNTIPGMTATSLVPKMAAARGVAFDDFVELMLASARLDRQR
- a CDS encoding cell division protein FtsQ/DivIB codes for the protein MRWVRRVGTTLGVLLVGLGLPYLVLQGYTHTMTSEYFQVNYLDVEGLEYLEERVLLEAAERIAGENILNIDPRRLESTMRGLPFVRSVTVERRLPDRLRIAIEEHRPAAIIVDEGLWLADESGEVFLAMDSAQALKGLWNLPLVTGVTRGELASESGRERLLEALSVWDLYHAMGMEKQQRLSELHLDAGLGLSFVTEETGTEIRLGWGRWEERLHRLNVVQRSLIRRGMDAEYVLVDQERDLNRVTVGPRAEPWMRNEAGPAEVP
- the ftsA gene encoding cell division protein FtsA, with the protein product MANRRNGEIIVGLDIGTTKIACIIGEVTAEGIDIIGIGSHPSKGMRKGVVINIDATINSIKKAVEEAELMAGCEVNTVYAGIAGGHVLGFNSHGIVAIKDKEVKGGDLERVVDAARAVAIPMDRQLLHVIPQEYIIDDQDGIREPLGMTGVRLEAKVHIVTASVTSAQNIVKCASACGLNVADIVLEQLASSEAVLGADEKELGVAVVDIGGGTTDIAIYSGGSLVHTAVLSVGGNHLTNDIAVGLRTPMAEAERIKQRYGCAMTTKVSAEETIEVPSVGGRPPRILSRQILSEIIEPRVEEIFAYVAREIKESGCEDLIAGGVVITGGTTLLDCMPELAEEVLGLPVRRGVPRNIGGLVDVVRNPKFATGVGLVQYGAKSPERNLFGDQEGSMYQRLTSRMREWIAEMF
- the ftsZ gene encoding cell division protein FtsZ gives rise to the protein MLEFDDADVSSAANIKVIGVGGGGGNAINTMITEGISNVEFIAANTDLQALETNLASVKIQLGGALTKGLGAGADPDVGRNSALEDQTRIAEVLKGADMVFVTAGMGGGTGTGAAPIIASIARELGALTVGVVTKPFQFEGRRRRRSADEGIRNLSSAVDTLITIPNQRLLAIAGEQTTILEAFKKADEVLLYAVQGISDLITVRGLVNVDFADVRTIMTGKGLALMGTGRASGPTRALEAAEMAISSPLLEDVSIEGATGILVNITGGVDMTLNEINDAMSLIEGASHEEANIIFGNVIEEDMRDELMVTVIATGFDKPRAQSSDYSEMSRRRETVSRHSQPAAAAAPVRQAEPSRQPVEEPQVVESVPAHRGAPAQQSAARFDRVPTDTVTERRASFLRSNTGSHSVPGGLSAMEEEEIDTPTFLRNSRRRNDS